CAAGGAGGAGAAGTGATCATCTGAAGGGATTACCAACTGCTAATGGGCAAGGTGCTCTGGAGCATGGCAGGGATGCTCGCTATCTCTGTGGTTCTGACTTGGCCTTTGTATTGCTGTTGAACCCGAGCTGCTCTGGGAGGGGATCACTTTATTTGGTTTCACTAAGTAAGGGTGTTGTACCCCTACACTCCCCCAGAAGAAAAGTTTGCATGTTCCAGAGAGATACGGTCTTCCCTGACTGTACAGTTACATCCTGGTTTTGTACCAATAGTTACATTGTCAAGACAAGGCCATCGGCACCTTCCCATGGTACCTATTTAATCTCTTTGCAGGTGTTTCCAGAGGTCCTGGTTTTTATTCATAGCCGGAAGGACTtctagttttaaaagcaaaaggaagtacTGGATCACCTAGTTTGAGCTGGATATCGTAGGCTGTTTAACTCATCAGGTTACCCGTCCTGACTGTAATGTCTTGCATTTCAGTAATGCATAATGTGCTTTTATAAGTGCATTATGGGTCTGGGggattctttgttttcttcaaaagaacGTGCGATCTTGCCTTGTAATCACCCAGTGGTATTGGTggtctctcatttttttctgtatgactGTTGCAGACCTTGAATTTGCAGAGGGACGAGATATTTTAGTGTACAGTGAGTAATTACTTCTGGGTGCCTTTTACTGTCTGCATTTGTCACTTATGAACTTTAACATGTCATGTAATGCATGCACTAGAACTGAGGAAAGTGGGAGTGCTGCTAGGTGCAACAGCCTGGAAATGCCCAGAAGATTAATTTGGATGTGCTTTCAGTGGTGTAACAACAAAAAAGTTGTGCACATCATGATTAATTGTAAGCATTGAGGAATACCTTTGCAATGTGTCGTTTatgctttcttctcttcagtgCAGCTATGGTTAGTAAGGTAAGCTAAATTAGAGGTTATTCCAGGCAGCATTTTGCTGGAGGAAGAAGGCATTGGGGTTATTCCTGCTTGGTACCACTGGAGTCCTGAGTCCTCTGCTTACTGACGCGGGGACCAGAAGGGAATGTACTCACCACCAGGCAAGCATGGCCTGCAGCTACATTTCCAACTAAGGAACAATGACAACATTAATGAAgacccttttttttcccacaggtGGTTTACTCACTTCTATGTGGTTTCTGTGCTCTGGAATGGCTTTCTGCTGATCTGGCTTTTTCGAGCCGAGTTCCTCAGAGGGTCGCTCCCATCATGGATTCAGCACGTGCACCATGCTCCTGGCAGAGATTCTCAGAGTGAGGACACTGGCAAGTATTCCGGCTATTATGATGCAGCCATATAAATATTAGAAAGGTGCACTGCCATCCTGTGCTGAATTTGTATTCTTCAAGTGTTACTTGATTAGCTGCTTTTAAACTAGGCTTCAAGTGACTTTCTGGAATACCAAGTCCTTTTGTTATTATTCAAGGTAGAAATTATTCTAATTTATGGATATGATGGCTTTCATCAGCCCTTTTAGCAGAAAGGGCCATTAGCACCTTCTAGAAGTAATCTTACTGTGGTCAGCAGTGCCTCACATGTACCAatattttccccagtgctcagttAATTTAAAATGAGGGTAAAATTttgctgtggggaagggaagaaatagCCTTTTTGAAGCACTGTCAGGATTAAATTGTTTCTATCTGTCTCAAAGTTGCTATTTTTTATCTGCAAGCAGATAGTGAGCACTTCTCTGCGCTTCTAGTTCTCCTGCTGCTTTGGCTGCATAGCTGTCGAAGACTTGCAGAATGCCTCTGGACCAGTGTGTTTTCCAATGGCGTCATTCATATTGTGCAGTATTGCTTTGGACTTGGTTACTACATTGCCGTTGGCTCAACTGTGCTATGTCAAGTGCCTACTGACGTCAGGAATGGTAAATACCTGCTTAGTTATTACCAAAGATGCAGTTTTGCTCCCATTTGTTTCCATCGCGGAAAGTGGTTTCATAGAGGGCTGCTTGTGTGAGAAGTGTGTTAACTCATGAGACATAAAAATACTTACTGGCATAGTTGAAAGTAACTATGTTTCAGTATATCACATAATCAACCAGCATTatacagaaacacagacagaCTTTCATGTTAACAATCCCTGTTATTTCCTGAAAGACATCTCCCATAGATACTTTCGTGATCATTACCGATCGGTTTTGTATTAAGATACATATGCTCTGTGAAGGACAGTAATAGTTATGAGATCTCAAATGCTAGTACACAACTTCAGTTATCAAACtggagtttgtttttttgttgtaaGCTTTCCTGTAAGGTCAGTCTACAAGGCTGCCCTGGCCACCTCCTTTGTTTTCCACTGAGAACTTGCCACTGCTCTGCCTTACATCAGTCAGTCTCTTCTTTCCCTCAGTACTATAATGTCTCCATTACTACATCAGAAATTTAAATTATGTGACTTGTTTCTGCCAACACATTCCACTGAGTCTCACAACTGAGCTGTTATTCCCCTGCACAGATGAACCATGAGCTGGTTGTAGCACTTCTTCCGTAACTAATTTTTGTGGGGTGGTCATTACCAAGTATGTAACTTCAGTGAAGTTTTTAACCACTTCCAAAcacatcagtgattttttttttaaaagaaccttcAGATCTCCTATATGTAGataaagcctttttctttctttctggaccTGTCTTCTACCTTTCACATCTTGTAGGTTCTTGGAGTTGGCGTATTGGTTCGTACATTGGAAATCATCCTTAATACAATTAACTTCTTTTTAAGGCTTAAGTGGTTCAcagtgtgcctgtgtgtgtgtagGTGTATATATGTATCTCACTTACTGTGAATGCAACAAACAACTGTGTACTTCTATGTTGACCTGAGCTGTGACAACATCATTGATTAGGATAATAAGAATTACAAACACCATTGAATAGTGAGGTCTTAGACTATCAATTATGTATCGGTCGTACATCATGCTGTACCTCAAGCTACTGGATTAAAAACTAGATATTTTTAGTATAGAGCGGTTAAGGGAAATGAACTACCAGCTGAGCATTTAAGTGATGCAGGatttaaaagcagctttaaagGTGTTAGAGGCTCACTACTAGAATTTTGTAAGAcagtaacattttgaaaatgtgtaCGATTTTTGGGATGATGCTTAGGAAGGTGTTTGCCGGCTATATATATTAATGAAACATCTTTCATTCAGGAAAAGAGCTTTCTGTGCAGATCTGCTGGTATCACGTTGTAGGAGTTACAATGTACATTTGGGCCTCTCTTCACCAACACAGATGTCTTGTGATTCTAGCTAACCTTAGAAAAAGTAAATCAGGTAAGATGTTTCATTTCTGCCAACCATTTCCttaagtaattttttcctttcattaggCTTCTGTAGCTTAACCTTAGAACATGAGTATTTTTCAGTTCCTGTAATGTGGTGCTCTCTCTAAGACTTTCAGTAAATGAGGCTGTTGGAAAAGAGATTGGATGGCTGAATAGGGGGAATGTGTATCTGTATGTATAGTTTTATAGAACTTAAAATGAAGGTCTGGCTTCTAGTGTCTAAAGAGCAGACACGTGCTAATGCTTAGGACTTGTGCCACTCCTCAGGAACCTCACTTCTGTCTCCATGTGGGCTAAAAATAGGTTTCCGTACTCTGTATTTGCACAAACAGCCAGAGGTGACATCTTATTTCATTAAGAAGTGCAAAGCTGCCAGATCAGATGGAGGTGGATGATGATGATAACTCTAATGAGCATGTTGTTCTGTAATTGTGACTAGAAAAGTTTGTTTAATGAATATTGTTCTGaactaatttctttctgtttgcttgcagGAAAGGTCATAAGTCTGAGCCACAGTATACCTTTCGGAGACTGGTTTGAGACAGTTTCTTGCCCTCATTATTTTGCAGAGCTCCTCATATATGTGTCTATGGCCATCACGCTTGGATTTCACAATGTGATGTGGTGGTGTGTAGTGATGTGTGTTCTTTTTAACCAGGCGCTGGCTGCTGTTTTGAGTCATGAGTTCTATCAGAAAAACTTCAGCTCCTACCCAAAGCATCGAAAAGCATTTATAccatttgttttttaacaaatgctatttcttttaaagcatctTTAGTGCAAACTGGGAAATGTTTTTTAGAAGGGAATAAGAGATATACAGTTTATTAAAGCTGAGGTAAAATCACACATTTTATCCCAATTCTAGCTTAAAAGCTCATAATTTTAATGATAATCTCCTCTGTGTTACCAGTTTATGTGGGGCAATGCAAGGTCTCTGCATATCATATAAGCTAAAAAAAGATTTACTGAAGACCTTAATTCAAACTGAAAAGATGCTAATTGGCTCTTTTCTGGTTTATAATTATATCTTAAGTGTAAAACGCTTGCTGTTGTGTAGCAAGCCCAAATAGAAATACGTGAAAACTGTAGTGAAAGGAGGGCGCAGGGAATCATTTGAACTACTGTATTTTATGCCTCGTCTAATATTTAAGCATATTTTTTCCTAGTCTCTTTTATTTGAATCACTTCAGAGGGAGGAAAACTGTGTATCGtctttctgtgcttccctgttGATAATTAAAACCAGCCACTGCTTTATAACTGCAAGCACAAAAACtggtggagaaagctgcggtgGAGGAATGACTCATGCTCAGCAGTGGAGATAAACAGACCCATTCTCTGCATTATCTCTTCTGCACCAAACTGTTTTCATTCATTGATGAAAACTCCTTGTTTATCCCTGAAATGGGGAAATCATGGAAGGTTCTCTGCCTAGAGAGACAGTAGAAGAGAATTTGCAGAAAATCAATGGTTTTGGTTATGGTTCAGTCACCCTTACAGTGCGTTATTGGAATCCCTTGTGGGTCAGAGGGGGCAGTTATGCAGGATGACTGTAACCACAActacactttttttaaacagcctgTGAGAGCAGATGTAATGAACTGCCAAGGCAGAGAACAGACGGAAACCAGTACCTGACAAACATTgcaaagaaattctttacaagGGTGATGATGTCACTCagcacagggatttttttgcACTTAACCATTGAGTATTTTGACCCTTTTACTGATCATGGAGTGAATGATCAGTTTGCGTGATGTAGCGTATGGATGCTGGTATTCCAGTGTGTTTTCTTACATGCGTATAATATTTTGTATatgagaataatttttatatactGAAGTATATCTTATGAATGATCTAATTAAAAGAGTTTATTACaccttctgtttctgttttgtataATTTTTCGAAATTGAGCTCTGTGTTTGCAAAACATGAGCAATTACTTTGCACAGAAAGTTGTGCCTCTTCTGCCTCTCGCAACCTCCATTGACACGTCCGTGGCCTCGGTTCACCATAACATTCAGAAACAACCCTGTCTCGAGACcgcatcttttaatttttttcattttttttaagtgattctCGGGAGGCTCCTTGAGCCTGCCTCCAAGCGTCCCCCTGTTTTACTAACGTCCTGTTTACTAGACTGTGAATTGCTTCTCAGGGAGCACATTCCTGTCCTTGCCCTGGGGAGAGCACGGGGGTGCACGGCTCTCCTCGGGTCACGCATACCCAGAGCGCTGCTTCGTACCTGGGTTTTTAGAGACCTGGCCTGTGCCCAGGCCCTTCCCATACAATGTTTTTGCCTTCTGACGCAGCCGCTTCGCTTCCCGTCCCTCGGCGCCCTTTCCCTGCCCGCAGGCAACTCCGAGCGGAGGCGGGACGCGCTTCGACCCGCCCGCTCCCCCGGGAAAGCCGCACagccgccctgccccgccccgcccgacGCCGGGAGCCGGAGAAGGGGGTAGAAGCCACCGCCTGGGTCTCCCCCTcggggccgcggcgctgccccggccgcAGCGGGACCCGCATGGGACGCCGACGGGCCGCCAGCCCCTACCCGCTGCGGAGGGCGGGGCGTCCGCCCGCGGCGGCCGCAGCCAAtcagcgcggcgcggcgcggccccgccccccgggccgggccgctgcAGGAAGCGGTCGGGGGACGGTTGCGGGGCCGCGCGGCTGGGGCGCTGCGGGCAGGGCGGTGACGCGGCGCCTTTAAGAGGGGCCTCGTGCCCTGCCGGCCCCCCGCAGCACAGCGCTCGGCCGCCATgggctccccgccgctcccccgggccGCCGCGCTGCTGTTGGCCgcggcgctgctgctgctggcggccccggcggggctgcgggccgCTCCGGAGGAAGAGCCCGCCAGGAAGAAGgagccaccgccgccgccggcggcgcAGGGAGCCGAACCGCGGGCTGAGGTGAGGcgaggcggggccgggccgggccgcgccggctGCCTGTACaaccctcccctccctcagccgggccgcggcggcgggagcggcccaGTCGCCCCCCACGGCAGCTCTCAGCCGGCGAGGCGGGCCTGGCCTGCAGGACGCCTGGCCGTTCGGAGGCCGTCGGAGTCCGAAATTCCTCTCTTtagcagaaaaagggaaagctgCAGGGCCACCTTAAAAGGCggctttccctttttctgctaAAGAGGGGAATTTAGGTCCGACGTGAAAAATGggctaatgcttttttttttcaccaggtAAATATTGTCGTGCACCACTTGCTTGCATGCTGAGGGGGGAACCCACCTCTCCAGGTGCTCCTCACAGAAGCAGATGAAAGCACGCTTTGTTGTGACTCAAAACCTGCTAGTTTTTCCTGAATatttaagattaatttatttgtgtTCAAACTTTTTAAATGCTCTTCTCGGTTAGGGGATTCAGTGACAGGTGATTGCACGGAGGGATGAAAAAATCATTAACATATGGCTTGATGTAGCATGTAGAGCATACTAAGTTTTaaataccaaaaccaaaaattacaGCGCTGCTAAAGGTGAAGGAACTCTGGGAAGTCACTGTCAATCATATAGAGCATGGAAACTTTTGAATACCAACAGCAAAAACTTACAGCACTGCTGAAAGTGGAATGCCGGGAAGCTGCTGTTAAAACACGTTGCAGTCTGTCTCTGCTGGTAGATGTGCTGAAACAAGCTTGCTTAGCCATCTCCGGTCAAGCATGTGAACATCGACATCCATGTTTTGGGTCTTGCTTTTGATTGTAGATATCTTAATCTCTGTAAAAGCAAACACTTCGGTGAGTAAGTGAGATCTGGAATGTGCAGGTCCGGTTTGACCACTGGAAAGTCTTAAAGCTACTTTCCAACAACAGCATGTAcaaaaaaaagctgatgaaaacTTGTGCAAAATTCTAACGTGGCTGAGATGCAAAGATTTTGCAAGGCAAGAAAGTGATTCTGACCATTTTTGAAAGGACTTTGTATTTCTCCTGAGGTATCCTAATCACCCAATTTTACTTTGAAGAATTTAATTCTTAATACTTATATCAGAAAATTGCTTGTTTGGTTAAGGTCATAAAGTAAATGGCCAGGGattataaatacagaaatattagaGCTGAACTAAAGCAGCTTTCCCCATGTTTTGTTGTAATAGTGGTTCTCATGTTCTGGTGATAGCGTGCATGGTAAAGTACTACTTTAATCAATGCGTGAGCTGATCTTCCTGCAAAGTGCCTAACTAGCAATTTGAGGTAGGTGGCAGCCAGTAACGAGTTAATGATCATTAATGCTGCGTGAGAGGTGTATACTTAAATGTCACGCTACGCAGTATGGTATGACAGGAGAAATATGAGCCTCGGTACTTCTGTGAACTAACTATTCAAGCCTAATTAACTAGggagttttttgtgtttttttttttcccgtccTCTTACAGAAGGGGTCCTCGCAGGTTGCTCCAGTTCACATTGTCAGTGAAGAGTCAGCTGACAAGACTAATTTGGGCTTTATTCATGCGTTTGTGGCTGCTATATCGGTCATCATCGTATCAGAACTGGGGGACAAGACCTTCTTCATTGCAGCCATCATGGCAATGCGGTACAACCGTTTGACTGTACTGGCTGGTGCTATGCTTGCCTTGGGACTGATGACATGTTTATCAGGTTAGCactcttttcattttgtttcatctCTTAAAGTGTTCTGGGTACGTATTTATCAGTAAATcttaattgaaattaaaatgaaggtAGTAGGTATACgcagttttctgttttgaagagatTGTGAAGGCTTTCCTAGGGACCATAGCTCAGATTGAATATTTAGGCTCTTACCTCTGGTGAGGTATTTGTGCTCCCTAGGCCTCAGTATGACTTTAAGGAAGAGGAATGGAATTGGGAGCCTAAGcacttgctttgatttttttgggCCACtggtttccattttatttatagCTCCTGTTAAATTAGTGTGCCTAAAGGGAATGTGGGagtgacttctgttttttctcctaaGGCAAAAGATTCTTAATATGATGACAAATTTGCCTTGTCTGACTTGTATCCCTGTATGTGTAGCtctttggatttgtgctgggagCTGCATGTGTGGAAGATGACGTTCTGCCACGATCGTTTGAGATGAGTGGTACTGACAGCCAAgaggtggggggggcggggaagtgAGGTGTCAGGTGGCACTTGAGGAACCTGTAGCTGTGGGTGCTTATGTAGCAATGATCATAAAATAGAGCAGCCTTCAGGTATATCAGATGCAGCATAAATTTGTTGTATGTATGCTCATTTCTAACCATGCCCATTtcagaaataattgaaatagTGTTTGTTGTTTTATATAGACTGGAAggagccttttttttcttttctttttttcttctcccctctctccacTGCCCTTGTTTTATACAAGCTGTGTCTGGAAGTTTCTGGGGGTTTTGCCCAGCTTGATTTCATGAAAACACGCTCACTTAAACTCACTAGATCCAAGTAGTCACTAGTTGGGGTCTCTTTTCAAGCTGTGCTTGACAAAATAAGCTGCCTTACGGTTCTGGTCATTTCATTATGTCTATGCTTGTATATGCAAATAAtgctaaccaaaaaaaaaaaaagctttttgtatACTTCTTTGCATTGCTCTACTTTagtattttcagtctttaaaaagaagtttAGTTTAACTCCTGGCTTATTTAGCTGTGCAACTAATACTATTATTCATATATGTATGTGCCGTGTTTACTAATAGTACAGCTCAATTTCAGTCTCATAGTCTTACTTTTGGTAGTGGCAGTGAGGATTAATTTCCAGATTATGTGGTAATTTCTGAGTGTGGTTTTCAACTAAGAAAGTGTGTGCAAGAAAACACACATGGTAATGCGCTTCCTTTTAGCTAACTGCATGTGGagtaaaacaacagaaacagTTGTGAGTGCATGGTCCAAGCAGCCTTGAATGTTAGGTGTGGGATTTTAATTACCTCTCATTTATACAGGCCTTTTTTGTCCAAAAACACTTAACTAGTGTTACTTTGTGAAGAAGTAAGTACTTTGTCCTGGATACCTATTTCTTCTTATTTGAGAACTAGTTTTGACTTAGTTTGATCGTCCTCAATGCATGTAAAAGTAGATGCACTGTGGAGGTAGCTTTTTGGTGTTTGAGTGGGATCAGAGCTTTTAAAGTAAAGGAAGATCAAAGCTGGTCACGTGTGTTTGGGGGGagtgtgggagaagagggaataGTAATGTGCAGGTATTTGCACTTGGCAAAAGAAGACAGACGTGGATTCACACAGCTGGATGATTTGTGGGTATGTCTAGTAGATTTAACTTGTAGAAAATCTTACTCTAACTTTATCTGATAAAGTAAATTTTTGGAAAGAGATGCCAATTCCATTTTTATATATGAAACTGGACTGGCTTTTGGGAATAGCAGCACATCACCTTTGCCTGGTGTGCCTTGTCTGTGTTAATGGACTTCAGTCTCTGGCATGACCAGTAATGGTTGGAGTTTCTGGAGTGTCATTATCttgcaaaaaaaatcaaaagaaaattatataaaactaACAAAAGACGCAATATTTATTTATCAGTGGATATTTGAATTGCAGACTTTGATGGCAAGCATTTCTTAGATGTGGGAAAAACAATTACGATCctcatgcttattttttaaatgacacatttgttttcttttcagttttgtttggcTATGCCACCACAGTTATTCCTCGTGTGTACACATACTATGTATCAACAGCACTGTTTGCAATTTTTGGCATCCGAATGCTTCGTGAAGGCTTGAAAATGAGTCCAGATGAGGGTcaggaagagctggaggaagttcaagcagaaattaaaaaaaaagatgaggaagtAAGTCATAAACTTTCTGTGGATTATAGCTGATGAAATAGTTACAGCCGTGAAGCTGCAGAACGGCGCTGTTGTGTTTGGGGTGTTCAGCTGTGTCTGTGATTGATAATCTGACACAGAAAACGGGTGGTAAATGGGACAGAAGGGGCTGTTTCAACAGGTGATTTCAGTTCTGTGGCAAGCCTGGCTTCTCAGGAGAAAGGGAATTTTCTCCATAGAGTGGAGTTTTTTGgttagtttggttttttaaaatgcattaccGGCAGAGAGGACATCAACGGTTTACTCTTgcctctgcttttatttcttcttatggTCAGGCAGATTAATGCTGAGGTATACAGGGTTGCAGCAAAGTTCTGTGTTAGAATAACTTCCTAAATATACTGACCCACTCCTAAGGAATAGTGTAGAGTATTAATcttatttcttttaagattttcttttcattaattttatcaAATGCACCACTTGGGAAGAGGGGGATCCCTGCTTTAAAAATAGGAGGAAATCTGTGGTTAAAAACCAGGTGTCATTCCTACTGAAAGTGCTGTGTCAGTGCAAACAGTACAAGATAGACAATAACTGGAGGTTAGAGGTGATTACAagtctatatatgtgtgtgtatatatgtagctagtttttttaaattatgtctaatataaataatacattgaTAATGCAGCAGTCGGTGGCAAATACTGTTCCAGATACTAAATGACTAGCtttactgtttaaatatttcatttgggtTGTTTAGATGACATTTCTAATGTTATGGTtggttgttgttttgcttttttttcccttcttcacagCTTCAGAGAACTAAACTGTTAAATGGGCCAGGAGATGTGGAATCAGGGCCAGGCACCACTATACCTCAGAAGAAGTGGCTACATTTTATTTCTCCAATCTTTGTTCAAGCTTTTACTTTAACGTTTTTAGCAGAATGGGGTGATCGTTCCCAATTAACAACCATAGTCTTGGCTGCCAGAGAGGTGAGTTTTGCGGAATGCCCACTGTTCTTCTGCCCTTTTTGGGTTGCCTACAGAGAAGTGGGAGAGACAAAATACTCTTGGAGGAGGTATCAGACCCCtgctgccttgctgtgccttACTTAGGGTTACAGCTGTGCCAAGACCTGAAAATAAATGCACTGAAGCCCTGTGTAGTGTGAAAACTATTGTTACATGGTTGGGACTACACAGGCATTTCTGGAAATAGTTGGTTTATACCATGCATCTGAATACAGTTGTTTTTTGTTACAGAACAGATATTTCTTTGATCTGTGTGGTCATACAGTTTTAACACAGAGCTTTGAAAAGAGACCTTCATCCCAGCAAACTCACAGCTGTTAAAAAGATAcctcttttttaaaatctaagtGAATATGGTATAGTGTATAGAACTAAAATAAACTCTAAACTGCTGTGCAGTAAGTAATActgtaaatgaaattatattcagCATGATGATTGGAATGTATATAACTattatatttaaaggaaaattaaggtTTATAGTCAGCCTTTTAATAAACATAAGTATCTTGCCTGTGCTTTTTCATGCATTGagataatttacatttttttcactaGGACTCATGCTTCCTTCAGTGCACTTTCAGACCTTCCCTAGGGATAAATCAGGGCTGTGTAATGAAGGAGGTATAATCTGTAGGAACCTCTTGTCTTTATTACAGTATAGGGAAAGTGCTTAGAGCTAACAAGGCTGGGAACAGCAGGATGAGAGGATGATCTCATTGTTCAGGCAGTTATGTGCCATCTTGGAAAATGAGGAATCATTACTGCCTCTGCTCAAGCTTTTATATGATGCTGGGCAAGTTGCTTAAGCCCATCTTTTCACAGGTGATGGCTGACTTCTGGTTTGCATTTTCTGAGGGTCCCATTAGGAAGTGTCCATCAGAGTCTGTGGTCTGATCTGAGCAGTGCTGAGCATTGCAACTAAAGACTGCGGGATGTTGTGCCTTTAGCAGATGAAGTGTTTGTATAAATGCTTCAGAAACAAATGCTACAAAAAATGAATTGAAGGTATCTTGATCTTGGCCTTCAAAATCAGTGAATGATTATGATCTggatcttttttcattttatctgtgGGATTGTTTTATACCCCTTTTTTTCATAATATATTCATGTAAAGCCTTGTCTGTGGAGTAGTAAGATACATAGCAGGAGCATTACAGAAATGCTTTTGAGGAAAGAAGTTATCTTTATACGGAGATTTGAGCAGTGGGGTAAATCAGCTGTGACCATACAttcttcagtgaaaagaaaacaaaatactgcatGACTGTTCATTGAGTGAGTAGTGTCCATCCTGTCACAACAAACAAACAGGGCTCctttggagggggggaaaaaaagggtggTAATTTGGCTGTCTCAGCGCATACACCAGCAGAATGAGTTATGTCTGTCTTCTAGGTCTGAACCTAATCCGGACAGCAGTCCTTAAGAGCTTGATTTCACACCTTAATAGTTTACTGTGTATGAAAATTGTTCATCTATTtaaggaaacagaaaggaaactcCTGTAGCATCCTACTAGACTGGCTTTGCCTCAGGTGCTGTGTCTGAGCGCTTCTGCTCCTGGAGACACTCTGCTGAGGGAAGGTAACTTGTTACCTTCCAGGGATGGCTCTAGggaatggggtggggggtgagaTCCACCCTGTGCCTGTGGGGGCTGTGCAGGTAACTGCCGACTGCAGGGAAACAGGGATTTCTGGGAACCTTGGGTCCTGATCCTGGAGGCAAGTGTGttctgctggcacagccctgcttcCAACCTGCACTTCTTGGTAGTTTTCCTACCTGTCCTCTGCTTGGTGCTTGCCACCTTTTCTCACTGGCTGGTGGTTTTGGTTCTTTTGGCCAGTCAGTGTTGTGTTCTCTTCATACCGTATCATTTCTTAGACAGTTTTGTTGTTTGCCTGTTAGAGCAATTTCATGCATTCCTCTTGAAGCTGAAAGTCTCACTTAAAGATGTGCAGGGGACTTAACTCCACTTTCCCTCATTCG
The sequence above is drawn from the Strix aluco isolate bStrAlu1 chromosome 4, bStrAlu1.hap1, whole genome shotgun sequence genome and encodes:
- the SRD5A3 gene encoding polyprenal reductase isoform X2, with the protein product MPAVLAAAWALLAAAFLAALLVLRRQQAPARRPGGGISGLFQDLLRYGKTKSGGGQRPAWLRRLQVPKRWFTHFYVVSVLWNGFLLIWLFRAEFLRGSLPSWIQHVHHAPGRDSQNSEHFSALLVLLLLWLHSCRRLAECLWTSVFSNGVIHIVQYCFGLGYYIAVGSTVLCQVPTDVRNGKELSVQICWYHVVGVTMYIWASLHQHRCLVILANLRKSKSGKVISLSHSIPFGDWFETVSCPHYFAELLIYVSMAITLGFHNVMWWCVVMCVLFNQALAAVLSHEFYQKNFSSYPKHRKAFIPFVF
- the SRD5A3 gene encoding polyprenal reductase isoform X1 is translated as MPAVLAAAWALLAAAFLAALLVLRRQQAPARRPGGGISGLFQDLLRYGKTKSGGGQRPAWLRRLQVPKRWFTHFYVVSVLWNGFLLIWLFRAEFLRGSLPSWIQHVHHAPGRDSQSEDTGNEHFSALLVLLLLWLHSCRRLAECLWTSVFSNGVIHIVQYCFGLGYYIAVGSTVLCQVPTDVRNGKELSVQICWYHVVGVTMYIWASLHQHRCLVILANLRKSKSGKVISLSHSIPFGDWFETVSCPHYFAELLIYVSMAITLGFHNVMWWCVVMCVLFNQALAAVLSHEFYQKNFSSYPKHRKAFIPFVF
- the TMEM165 gene encoding putative divalent cation/proton antiporter TMEM165 translates to MGSPPLPRAAALLLAAALLLLAAPAGLRAAPEEEPARKKEPPPPPAAQGAEPRAEKGSSQVAPVHIVSEESADKTNLGFIHAFVAAISVIIVSELGDKTFFIAAIMAMRYNRLTVLAGAMLALGLMTCLSVLFGYATTVIPRVYTYYVSTALFAIFGIRMLREGLKMSPDEGQEELEEVQAEIKKKDEELQRTKLLNGPGDVESGPGTTIPQKKWLHFISPIFVQAFTLTFLAEWGDRSQLTTIVLAAREDPYGVAVGGTVGHCLCTGLAVIGGRMIAQKISVRTVTIIGGIVFLAFAFSALFISPDSGF